A portion of the Daphnia magna isolate NIES linkage group LG4, ASM2063170v1.1, whole genome shotgun sequence genome contains these proteins:
- the LOC116921244 gene encoding zinc finger Ran-binding domain-containing protein 2 isoform X3, with product MATKFRPGDGDWTCPDESCGNVNFARRSACNRCGKAKEDDKAKAKKLGMEIGKDAAEKSKGLFSADDWMCTKCGNVNWARRGTCNVCNAPRFGEVEERTGYGGGYNERGTVEYKERQESDDEFDEFGRIKKKFRKNDVNSPLNELPSTSHDQHIVADDEEEEEDDDDGDLSKYDLSGWGDDDNENPEEKKSSPTNDVPKKAENGPSLLVDPDRLLVPVLGQAGAESRISAAIAVDAVLDLQATFLAADRGPGLVPETADVVK from the exons ATGGCTACGAAATTTAGGCCTGGTGATGGTGACTGGACATGTCCTGACGAAAG CTGTGGTAACGTCAATTTTGCACGGAGAAGTGCCTGCAACCGTTGTGGCAAAGCAAAAGAag ATGACAAAGCAAAGGCAAAAAAGCTTGGCATGGAAATCGGGAAAGATGCAGCGGAAAAAAGCAAAGGTCTTTTCAGTGCAGATGATTGGATGTGTACCAA GTGCGGAAATGTTAACTGGGCAAGGAGGGGAACTTGCAATGTTTGCAATGCACCTCGATTTGGTGAAGTGGAAGAACGAACAG GTTATGGAGGTGGTTACAATGAACGTGGAACTGTCGAATATAAGGAAAGACAAGAATCTGACGAcgaatttgatgaatttggacggataaagaaaaagtttCGAAAAAATGATGTG AACTCACCGTTGAACGAGCTGCCTTCAACGTCACATGATCAACATATCGTAGCGGACGatgaagaggaggaagaagatgatgacgaTGGAGATCTATCAAAATACGATCTTAGCGGTTGGGGTGATGATGACAATGAAAATCCGGAAGAAAAGAAGTCTTCACCTACCAACGATGTCCCGAAAAAAGCTGAAAACG GTCCAAGTCTCCTTGTCGATCCAGATCGTCTTCTCGTTCCGGTTCTAGGTCAAG CAGGAGCAGAAAGTCGGATAAGCGCAGCGATCGCCGTCGACGCCGTTCTAGATCTACAAGCGACTTTTCTCGCAGCCGATCGCGGTCCAG GTCTCGTTCCAGAAACCGCAGACGTCGTTAAATAA
- the LOC116921244 gene encoding zinc finger Ran-binding domain-containing protein 2 isoform X1 produces MATKFRPGDGDWTCPDESCGNVNFARRSACNRCGKAKEDDKAKAKKLGMEIGKDAAEKSKGLFSADDWMCTKCGNVNWARRGTCNVCNAPRFGEVEERTGYGGGYNERGTVEYKERQESDDEFDEFGRIKKKFRKNDVNSPLNELPSTSHDQHIVADDEEEEEDDDDGDLSKYDLSGWGDDDNENPEEKKSSPTNDVPKKAENGPSLLVDPDRLLVPVLGQGPYLIRTQTVIRTIFKFNYRRTVDYVGFFYSRSRKSDKRSDRRRRRSRSTSDFSRSRSRSRFGLPLMGLYF; encoded by the exons ATGGCTACGAAATTTAGGCCTGGTGATGGTGACTGGACATGTCCTGACGAAAG CTGTGGTAACGTCAATTTTGCACGGAGAAGTGCCTGCAACCGTTGTGGCAAAGCAAAAGAag ATGACAAAGCAAAGGCAAAAAAGCTTGGCATGGAAATCGGGAAAGATGCAGCGGAAAAAAGCAAAGGTCTTTTCAGTGCAGATGATTGGATGTGTACCAA GTGCGGAAATGTTAACTGGGCAAGGAGGGGAACTTGCAATGTTTGCAATGCACCTCGATTTGGTGAAGTGGAAGAACGAACAG GTTATGGAGGTGGTTACAATGAACGTGGAACTGTCGAATATAAGGAAAGACAAGAATCTGACGAcgaatttgatgaatttggacggataaagaaaaagtttCGAAAAAATGATGTG AACTCACCGTTGAACGAGCTGCCTTCAACGTCACATGATCAACATATCGTAGCGGACGatgaagaggaggaagaagatgatgacgaTGGAGATCTATCAAAATACGATCTTAGCGGTTGGGGTGATGATGACAATGAAAATCCGGAAGAAAAGAAGTCTTCACCTACCAACGATGTCCCGAAAAAAGCTGAAAACG GTCCAAGTCTCCTTGTCGATCCAGATCGTCTTCTCGTTCCGGTTCTAGGTCAAG GTCCGTATCTCATTCGAACCCAAACGGTTATTCGAACCATTTTCAAGTTTAATTACAGAAGAACTGTAGACTACGTAGGATTTTTCTATAGCAGGAGCAGAAAGTCGGATAAGCGCAGCGATCGCCGTCGACGCCGTTCTAGATCTACAAGCGACTTTTCTCGCAGCCGATCGCGGTCCAGGTTTGGTTTGCCACTGATGGGCTTATATTTCTAG
- the LOC116921244 gene encoding zinc finger Ran-binding domain-containing protein 2 isoform X2, which yields MATKFRPGDGDWTCPDESCGNVNFARRSACNRCGKAKEDDKAKAKKLGMEIGKDAAEKSKGLFSADDWMCTKCGNVNWARRGTCNVCNAPRFGEVEERTGYGGGYNERGTVEYKERQESDDEFDEFGRIKKKFRKNDVNSPLNELPSTSHDQHIVADDEEEEEDDDDGDLSKYDLSGWGDDDNENPEEKKSSPTNDVPKKAENGSKSSATRQSEKSKSPCRSRSSSRSGSRSSRSRKSDKRSDRRRRRSRSTSDFSRSRSRSRFGLPLMGLYF from the exons ATGGCTACGAAATTTAGGCCTGGTGATGGTGACTGGACATGTCCTGACGAAAG CTGTGGTAACGTCAATTTTGCACGGAGAAGTGCCTGCAACCGTTGTGGCAAAGCAAAAGAag ATGACAAAGCAAAGGCAAAAAAGCTTGGCATGGAAATCGGGAAAGATGCAGCGGAAAAAAGCAAAGGTCTTTTCAGTGCAGATGATTGGATGTGTACCAA GTGCGGAAATGTTAACTGGGCAAGGAGGGGAACTTGCAATGTTTGCAATGCACCTCGATTTGGTGAAGTGGAAGAACGAACAG GTTATGGAGGTGGTTACAATGAACGTGGAACTGTCGAATATAAGGAAAGACAAGAATCTGACGAcgaatttgatgaatttggacggataaagaaaaagtttCGAAAAAATGATGTG AACTCACCGTTGAACGAGCTGCCTTCAACGTCACATGATCAACATATCGTAGCGGACGatgaagaggaggaagaagatgatgacgaTGGAGATCTATCAAAATACGATCTTAGCGGTTGGGGTGATGATGACAATGAAAATCCGGAAGAAAAGAAGTCTTCACCTACCAACGATGTCCCGAAAAAAGCTGAAAACGGTAGCAAATCTAGCGCAACACGCCAATCAGAGAA GTCCAAGTCTCCTTGTCGATCCAGATCGTCTTCTCGTTCCGGTTCTAGGTCAAG CAGGAGCAGAAAGTCGGATAAGCGCAGCGATCGCCGTCGACGCCGTTCTAGATCTACAAGCGACTTTTCTCGCAGCCGATCGCGGTCCAGGTTTGGTTTGCCACTGATGGGCTTATATTTCTAG
- the LOC116921245 gene encoding translocon-associated protein subunit delta, with protein MSCKLLIAFSLAVCLSAVSASSCSNPKLSSTSFTTLDGTILTNIAYVSQFKLSCDGEPADIPLYAEVGGKPLSVVKSKETNEYVVSWLEETKKAPRGNFEIKVYDDEGYAAVRKAQRNGEDTTTVQPLGVVILNHPGAYNGPWINSELAAVIVAFAVMYYALTTKTKLEA; from the exons ATGTCTTGCAAATTGTTGATCGCGTTTTCTCTTGCCGTGTGCCTTTCTGCCGTCTCAG CTTCTTCCTGTTCCAATCCAAAACTCAGTTCTACATCCTTTACAACACTGGATGGCACCATTCTAACAAATATTGCCTATGTATCTCAGTTTAAACTGAGCTGCGATGGGGAGCCTGCT GATATTCCCCTTTATGCTGAAGTTGGGGGAAAACCCTTGTCTGTTGTAAAAAGCAAGGAAACCAATGAATATGTTGTTAGTTGGTTGGAGGAAACTAAGAAAGCACCTCGTGGTAACTTTGAGATTAAAGTGTACGACGATGAAGGTTATGCCGCCGTGCGAAAG GCTCAACGCAATGGTGAAGATACAACCACTGTCCAGCCTCTAGGAGTTGTGATCCTGAATCATCCT ggagCGTACAATGGACCTTGGATTAACTCTGAATTAGCGGCAGTCATTGTTGCTTTTGCCGTAATGTACTATGCATtgacaacaaaaacaaaattggaagCGTAA
- the LOC116921243 gene encoding serine/threonine-protein kinase PLK1 produces MGSLRHESRHLLYPPQHQQRNSPVPSTNSSSATMTSPISVLATQLKNSTSSSPSVAVLTGCTGGGKEPMNNNESMDSGVAGLRDGLTTPHGGSPTSAASSSSTSSSSHVLLNHHHILSPHHQIVQQQPSSSALATTPSSTLLLPPVHDDGLQYIVDRSKNTTYLKGRFLGKGGFARVHELTDLTTGHVYAGKIIPKSRITKPHHKEKIAREIELHRNLVHLNVVRFYHCFEDSENVYIILENCSKKSLVHVMKHRKTLTEPEVRFYLRQLADGLRYVHGARIVHRDLKLGNMFLSENMTVKIGDFGLAARLHAESKVTICGTPNYIAPEVLSRQGHGYEADLWAMGCIMYAMLVGQPPFETSTLAETYSRIAHNMYVIPQWVSRPARSLIRQLLAPDPAHRPTLDQVLKHDFFTSGFMPVSLPPSCCSKAPTFASNDSGIKSDGDSTNENTSPLTPHHLRVPSSFQGNRSRPESVKVPSNGNNQSQKDQRVARSHSLKETPACRKEKKEAQQQQQQQQQQQQQQQKGLPGSLKQKITNVLCPDRDDHNKEQGGRVGPPPAPLPTSSAPAVQQQPSLYSALDSCLYHAAQVPSNPCPVPCNPLFISKWIDYSNKYGFGFQLSDRAVGVLFNDSTRISYSGDRNRLDFQDSTGKTSSYSLNALPSYLVERLTLLRYFAQYMDENLTEGGDSQQQQQDQASSTTSPAHRRRSFVHMKRWVRTPKAIIMQLDNNTLQINFFKDHTKIVLSADTSSTSAVTQYWVTYINSERLSATYRLVDISQLGCESTLRERLVFALTVLREFAELDGDKI; encoded by the exons ATGGGGTCATTGAGACACGAGTCTCGCCATTTGCTTTATCCACCCCAGCATCAACAACGCAACAGTCCAGTGCCTTCTACGAATTCTTCTTCCGCCACGATGACGTCTCCAATTTCCGTACTGGCTACTCAGTTAAAGAATAGCACATCATCGAGCCCGTCTGTTGCAGTGTTGACCGGATGTACTGGTGGTGGGAAAGAGCCAATGAATAACAACGAGTCGATGGATTCAGGGGTGGCTGGTCTGCGCGATGGTTTGACGACGCCCCATGGCGGATCGCCCACTTCCGCTGCAAGCAGCAGTAGCACATCCAGCAGCAGTCATGTTCTGCTCAACCACCATCATATTCTTTCACCACATCATCAGATTGTTCAACAACAACCATCTTCTTCTGCTCTGGCAACTACCCCGTCATCCACTTTGCTTCTACCTCCAGTCCATGATGATGGACTTCAGTATATCGTCGATCGCAGCAAAAATACAACTTACCTTAAAGGCAGATTCCTAGGAAAG GGAGGATTTGCAAGGGTCCATGAACTGACGGATTTGACAACTGGACATGTCTACGCGGGTAAAATCATCCCAAAATCGCGCATCACCAAACCTCATCATaaagaaaag ATTGCCAGGGAAATTGAATTGCACCGCAATTTGGTCCACCTGAACGTTGTGCGGTTTTATCACTGTTTCGAGGACTCTGAAAATGTCTACATCATCCTGGAAAACTGTTCCAAGAAG AGTTTAGTGCACGTGATGAAACATCGTAAGACGTTGACAGAGCCAGAAGTTCGTTTCTACTTGCGCCAGCTGGCCGACGGCCTACGTTACGTCCATGGCGCTCGAATCGTCCACCGTGATCTCAAGCTGGGCAACATGTTCCTATCGGAGAACATGACGGTGAAGATTGGCGATTTCGGATTGGCCGCTCGCCTCCACGCCGAATCTAAAGT GACAATATGCGGAACGCCAAACTATATCGCGCCGGAAGTGTTGAGTCGCCAAGGTCATGGATACGAAGCCGATCTCTGGGCAATGGGATGCATCAT GTACGCCATGTTGGTTGGCCAGCCGCCATTCGAGACGTCTACATTGGCAGAGACGTACTCTAGAATTGCTCATAATATGTATGTGATTCCACAGTGGGTGTCGCGTCCCGCCCGTTCATTGATCCGTCAATTGCTGGCTCCCGATCCAGCTCATCGTCCAACGCTGGACCAGGTGCTCAAGCACGATTTTTTCACGAGTGGCTTTATGCCCGTCTCATTGCCGCCGTCATGCTGCTCAAAAGCGCCGACGTTCGCCTCGAACGACAGTGGCATCAAGTCTGACGGGGACTCCACTAATGAGAATACCAGTCCGTTAACGCCGCATCACCTCCGTGTCCCGTCTAGTTTTCAAGGCAACAGATCACGCCCGGAATCCGTCAAG GTTCCTAGCAATGGTAATAACCAGAGTCAAAAGGATCAACGCGTTGCCAGAAGTCACAGTCTGAAGGAGACGCCAGCCTGTCgcaaagagaagaaagaggctcaacaacaacagcagcagcaacaacaacaacaacaacaacaacagaaaggTCTTCCTGGGTCTTTAAAGCAAAAGATAACCAACGTGTTGTGCCCTGATCGCGACGACCACAATAAGGAACAAGGCGGAAGGGTTGGTCCGCCTCCTGCCCCTCTTCCAACGTCTTCAGCACCTGCCGTACAACAACAACCCTCTTTGTACTCTGCCTTAGATTCTTGCCTTTATCACGCAGCACAAG tTCCATCGAACCCCTGCCCGGTGCCGTGTAATCCGCTCTTTATATCTAAATGGATCGACTACTCCAACAAGTATGGCTTCGGTTTCCAGCTGTCGGACCGAGCTGTGGGCGTCCTGTTCAACGACAGCACCCGGATAAGCTACTCTGGTGACCGGAA TCGCTTGGATTTCCAAGACTCTACCGGAAAAACGAGTAGTTATAGTCTGAATGCTCTTCCATCGTATCTGGTGGAACGATTGACTCTCCTTCGCTATTTCGCCCAATATATGGATGAAAATTTGACGGAAGGAGGTGACagccaacaacagcaacaggaCCAGGCGTCGTCAACGACGTCGCCCGCACACAGACGCCGATCATTTGTCCACATGAAGCGTTGGGTTCGCACGCCCAAGGCTATCATTATGCAATTAGATAACAACACATTGCAG atcaatttttttaaagatcaCACGAAAATCGTTCTTTCGGCCGACACGTCATCAACGTCGGCCGTCACCCAATACTGGGTGACTTACATCAACAGTGAGCGATTGAGCGCCACCTATCGTTTGGTTGACATTTCGCAGCTCGGCTGCGAGTCGACCCTCCGTGAGCGACTCGTCTTTGCTCTGACGGTACTGCGAGAATTCGCCGAATTGGACGGGGATAAAATTTGA
- the LOC116933927 gene encoding ERI1 exoribonuclease 3: MHVAGKRLCHLFIPFPARTQLRSKSSFNRFDESPRRHHFDRLLVLDFEATCDSKRGTIRPQEIIEFPVLNVETNSFEIVGTFHRYVKPEIHPTLTPFCTSLTGIIQDMVEDEAPLKTVMEDFHKWLLSQDLFNKEFAFVTCGDWDLKELLPRQFLHTGQVIPAYFKSWINIKMIFAESTGVYPRNLSHMLSHANLVQSGRLHSGIDDCRNIAAVVRFLGLQQNSQWRLTSFLED, translated from the exons ATGCACGTGGCCGGCAAGCGGTTATGTCATTTATTTATTCCGTTTCCAGCACGAACTCAGCTGCGTAGTAAGAGTTCATTTAATCGTTTCGATGAATCACCTCGACGACACCATTTTGACCGTTTACTGGTCCTCGATTTTGAGGCCACCTGCGATAGCAAACGTGGCACAATCCGAcctcag GAGATTATTGAGTTTCCTGTCCTCAATGTGGAGACAAACAGTTTTGAGATAGTGGGCACTTTTCATCGCTATGTCAAACCAGAGATCCACCCTACCTTGACACCTTTCTGCACCAGCCTCACAGGGATTATCCAG GATATGGTTGAAGATGAAGCCCCTTTGAAAACAGTGATGGAAGATTTTCACAAATGGCTCCTATCTCAGGATCTGTTTAACAAAGAATTCGCTTTCGTGACTTGCGGCGATTGGGACTTGAAAGAGCTCCTCCCACGTCAATTCCTTCATACCGGACAGGTCATACCTGCTTATTTCAAGTCATGGATCAATATTAAAATG ATTTTTGCTGAATCGACTGGTGTTTACCCTCGTAATCTATCGCACATGTTGTCCCATGCCAATCTGGTCCAGTCGGGCCGATTACACAGTGGTATTG ATGATTGCCGTAATATCGCTGCGGTTGTTCGTTTCCTCGGCTTACAACAGAATTCCCAGTGGCGGCTGACAAGTTTTTTGGAAGATTAA